A DNA window from Allokutzneria albata contains the following coding sequences:
- a CDS encoding rhomboid family intramembrane serine protease, with amino-acid sequence MTVPPSPSPGPDAGSPALPGCVRHPDRPTGLRCTRCERPACPECLREAAVGYQCVDCVREGNRHVRRPVTVAGAELVSKPIVAPVLIALNVLVFVITAIQSRSIMTNYDGSDLFLDWFMRPILVATGEWWRLVTNGFLHDGIAHLGVNMLALWFLGRDLELLLGRGRFIASYVLSLLGGSVAIMLFDEPMTAAVGASGAIYGLLGGLLVAVLKLKLNIGPVLGVIALNVAITFSVPNISFLAHAGGFVVGAALMAAMLYAPAKQRGMWQLGAFVATAVVLAGLTFYRYNELQALLLGG; translated from the coding sequence ATGACGGTTCCACCGTCTCCCTCTCCGGGGCCGGACGCGGGCAGCCCCGCGCTGCCCGGGTGCGTGCGGCACCCCGACCGGCCGACCGGTCTCCGCTGCACCCGGTGCGAACGGCCCGCCTGCCCGGAGTGCCTGCGCGAGGCCGCGGTCGGCTACCAGTGCGTCGACTGCGTCCGCGAGGGCAACCGGCACGTCCGCCGACCGGTGACGGTCGCCGGTGCCGAACTGGTCAGCAAGCCGATCGTGGCGCCGGTGCTGATCGCGCTGAACGTGCTGGTCTTCGTGATCACCGCGATCCAGTCGCGCAGCATCATGACCAACTACGACGGCTCCGACCTGTTCCTCGACTGGTTCATGCGGCCGATCCTGGTCGCCACCGGTGAGTGGTGGCGGCTGGTCACCAACGGGTTCCTGCACGACGGCATCGCGCACCTCGGCGTGAACATGCTGGCGCTGTGGTTCCTCGGCCGGGACCTCGAGCTGCTGCTCGGGCGGGGTCGTTTCATCGCCAGCTACGTGCTGTCGCTGCTCGGCGGTTCGGTGGCGATCATGCTCTTCGACGAGCCGATGACCGCCGCGGTCGGTGCCTCCGGGGCGATCTACGGTCTGCTCGGCGGGCTGCTGGTGGCCGTGCTCAAGCTCAAGCTCAACATCGGGCCGGTGCTCGGCGTGATCGCGCTGAACGTGGCGATCACCTTCAGCGTGCCGAACATTTCCTTCCTCGCCCACGCAGGCGGCTTCGTGGTCGGCGCCGCGCTCATGGCGGCGATGCTCTACGCGCCTGCCAAGCAGCGCGGGATGTGGCAGCTCGGGGCGTTCGTGGCGACCGCCGTGGTCCTCGCCGGCCTCACGTTCTACCGCTACAACGAACTGCAGGCGCTGCTACTGGGCGGCTAG
- a CDS encoding nuclear transport factor 2 family protein, which produces MDDHAVLRARATVERYLELLAEADVDGVIALFTADGTVVSPLYGTLPAARFYPKLVADTQRSEIVQEDLFVSVHDPRRVAVQFRFGWTMSDGTKTSFDCVDAIELDDVGRIVQLRIIYDTHPLRAAWAAIRSTT; this is translated from the coding sequence ATGGACGACCATGCCGTGCTGCGGGCCAGGGCGACCGTCGAGCGCTACCTGGAACTGCTCGCCGAAGCGGACGTCGACGGGGTGATCGCCCTGTTCACCGCGGACGGCACCGTCGTCTCCCCGCTGTACGGCACGCTGCCCGCCGCGCGGTTCTACCCGAAGCTGGTCGCCGACACCCAGCGCTCGGAGATCGTGCAGGAGGACCTGTTCGTCTCCGTGCACGACCCGCGCCGCGTCGCCGTGCAGTTCCGCTTCGGCTGGACGATGAGCGACGGCACGAAGACGAGCTTCGACTGCGTCGACGCGATCGAGCTGGACGACGTCGGCCGGATCGTGCAGCTGCGGATTATCTACGACACGCACCCGCTGCGGGCGGCGTGGGCGGCGATCCGCAGCACAACGTGA
- a CDS encoding DLW-39 family protein, which produces MKKLLALAAVAGAVLFFVKRNRSAKAEADLWREATAPTEN; this is translated from the coding sequence GTGAAGAAGTTGCTCGCACTTGCTGCTGTGGCAGGCGCCGTGCTGTTCTTCGTGAAGCGCAACCGCTCGGCGAAGGCCGAGGCGGACCTGTGGCGCGAGGCCACCGCGCCGACCGAGAACTGA
- a CDS encoding aminodeoxychorismate/anthranilate synthase component II, which translates to MRVLVVDNYDSFVYNLVQYLAQLGAECEVRRNDAVELDRITDYDGVLVSPGPGTPERAGASMEVIRRCAAERLPMLGVCLGHQALGAVWGATVERAPELLHGKTSQVLHDNVGVLEGLPNPFTATRYHSLTVREDTIPGEFEVTGRTESGIVMSMRHRELPLHGVQFHPESVLTEGGHRMLANWMAGSGHPVEETRVRELEAGMRALAASAAPV; encoded by the coding sequence GTGCGCGTTCTGGTCGTCGACAACTACGACAGCTTCGTCTACAACCTGGTGCAGTACCTGGCCCAGCTCGGCGCCGAGTGCGAGGTCCGGCGCAATGACGCGGTCGAGCTGGACCGGATCACCGACTACGACGGGGTCCTGGTCAGCCCCGGCCCCGGCACCCCGGAGCGGGCGGGCGCCAGCATGGAGGTGATCCGGCGCTGTGCTGCGGAGCGGTTGCCGATGCTCGGCGTCTGCCTCGGCCACCAGGCACTCGGAGCGGTGTGGGGAGCCACCGTGGAGCGCGCGCCGGAACTGCTGCACGGCAAGACCAGTCAGGTGCTGCACGACAACGTGGGAGTTCTCGAAGGCCTGCCCAACCCGTTCACCGCGACCCGGTACCACTCGCTGACCGTTCGCGAGGACACCATTCCGGGCGAGTTCGAGGTCACCGGTCGCACGGAGTCCGGCATCGTGATGTCCATGCGCCACCGCGAGCTCCCGCTGCACGGCGTGCAGTTCCACCCGGAGTCCGTGCTCACCGAGGGCGGACACCGGATGCTGGCGAACTGGATGGCGGGCAGCGGTCACCCCGTCGAGGAGACCAGGGTCCGCGAGCTGGAGGCGGGCATGCGCGCGCTCGCCGCGTCGGCCGCGCCGGTCTGA
- a CDS encoding class E sortase, whose translation MSSTPPPGQRPVPRYQRDQTPPPGTPIPQGPPPARPQPPPPVGRPPGPPPRQNPPSPGPRPPRPLRAPEPEEPPTQPIPRVQATPPPPPRLARPRPDDLPTQHIPRVVDEETTEVEQPPEDVIAAIEAEEPPAKPPEDQPRETGRVVVRSIGELLITAGLVVLLFVFYEVYVTDWLSAGKQSDATVALDDRWKGQDDPQRKTQFQVGDGEGFAKIRIPKFGSDYVYTVLEGTTDKILEVGPGHYKNTAFPGQPGNFAVAGHRVGKGAPFNDLDLLDPCDAIVVETSDSWFVYRMLPKANQIKDWDKTKAADPKCQRVGTLRTNAADGGVYGKTVGQEIVLPSQSAVIAAVPNRPDAQVPAGQQASLITLTTCHPRFSARQRLIVHGVLTHQYKKDSTKPGELPAELQES comes from the coding sequence GTGAGTTCGACCCCGCCCCCCGGGCAGCGGCCGGTACCGCGCTACCAGCGCGACCAGACCCCGCCGCCGGGCACCCCCATTCCCCAGGGGCCCCCGCCCGCGCGCCCGCAGCCCCCTCCGCCGGTCGGACGGCCGCCGGGTCCGCCACCGCGGCAGAACCCGCCGTCGCCGGGACCGCGGCCGCCGCGACCCCTGCGCGCGCCGGAGCCGGAGGAACCGCCGACCCAGCCGATCCCGCGCGTCCAGGCGACCCCGCCGCCCCCGCCCCGTCTCGCGCGCCCGCGGCCGGACGACCTGCCGACGCAGCACATCCCGCGCGTGGTCGACGAAGAGACCACGGAGGTCGAGCAGCCGCCGGAGGACGTCATCGCGGCCATCGAGGCCGAGGAGCCGCCTGCCAAGCCCCCCGAGGACCAACCGAGGGAGACCGGACGCGTCGTCGTGCGGTCCATCGGCGAGCTGTTGATCACTGCGGGCCTCGTGGTGCTGCTGTTCGTCTTCTACGAGGTCTACGTCACCGACTGGCTCTCCGCCGGCAAGCAGTCCGACGCCACGGTCGCACTCGACGACCGGTGGAAGGGACAGGACGACCCGCAGCGGAAGACCCAGTTCCAGGTCGGCGACGGCGAGGGCTTCGCGAAGATCCGGATTCCCAAGTTCGGCTCGGACTACGTCTACACCGTGCTCGAGGGCACCACCGACAAGATCCTCGAGGTCGGCCCTGGCCACTACAAGAACACGGCCTTCCCCGGGCAGCCGGGCAACTTCGCGGTCGCCGGGCACCGGGTCGGCAAGGGCGCCCCGTTCAACGACCTCGACCTGCTCGACCCGTGCGACGCCATCGTGGTCGAGACCTCGGACAGCTGGTTCGTCTACCGGATGCTGCCGAAGGCCAACCAGATCAAGGACTGGGACAAGACCAAGGCCGCCGACCCGAAGTGCCAGCGCGTCGGGACGTTGCGCACCAACGCCGCAGACGGTGGCGTCTACGGCAAGACGGTGGGCCAGGAGATCGTGCTGCCCAGCCAGAGCGCCGTCATCGCGGCGGTGCCGAACCGGCCGGACGCCCAGGTGCCCGCGGGTCAGCAGGCTTCGCTGATCACGCTCACCACCTGCCACCCGCGGTTCTCCGCGCGGCAGCGGCTGATCGTGCACGGCGTGCTGACCCACCAGTACAAGAAGGACTCGACGAAGCCCGGCGAACTGCCGGCCGAGTTGCAGGAGAGCTGA
- the pknB gene encoding Stk1 family PASTA domain-containing Ser/Thr kinase produces the protein MSTPRLLSNRYELGETLGYGGMSEVHKGKDVRLGRDVAIKVLRADLARDPQFQIRFRREAQNAASLNHPAIVAVYDTGETQTEHGPLPYIVMEFVDGKTLRDIVKTEGPLHGRRAMEVMADVCAALDFSHRHGIVHRDVKPANVMITRGGAVKVMDFGIARAVADGQAAVTQTAAVIGTAQYLSPEQARGEAVDARSDVYAAGCVLFELLTGEPPFTGDSPVAVAYQHVREEPKPPSSLNPQVPQVLDAIVLKAMSKNPANRYQSSGEMRGDLVRVLSGQRPMAPMVMSEDERTAMMSRGSSATEVLSAGRHRPSSLADDDDDDRDAKRKRATRIALLTGLFVAVLALTVWISSLFFGQPSSDEVTIPGDLKAMAQGPAETKLRDLGLKPVVDQVPSLASEIGKVIDSSPSPGSKAKKGSEVRLKIGSGPDKITVPSLLGKSSAEAERLLKDAGLVLNPTQDSQATDDSSQVDKVVKQSPEPGTFAAKGDPVKITLGKLQEKSTVVDVRGQDVATAKKTLEDLKFQVEVKLESSADDKDKVIDQSPRSGKHPQGTKITLTVSKGDQFKMPNLEGKTPDQAESLLRGTYGWTGQLKKTPVTPDNPWDLGKIQDQSPASGQSVGKNATIDVQVGSIGTSSSR, from the coding sequence ATGAGCACTCCGCGACTGCTCTCCAACCGCTACGAGCTGGGTGAGACGCTCGGCTACGGCGGCATGTCGGAAGTCCACAAGGGCAAGGACGTCCGCCTCGGCCGCGACGTGGCGATCAAGGTGCTGCGCGCCGACCTCGCCCGCGATCCGCAGTTCCAGATCCGCTTCCGGCGTGAGGCCCAGAACGCCGCGTCCTTGAACCACCCGGCGATCGTCGCCGTGTACGACACCGGCGAGACACAGACCGAGCACGGGCCGCTGCCGTACATCGTCATGGAGTTCGTCGACGGCAAGACACTCCGCGACATCGTGAAGACCGAGGGCCCGCTGCACGGCAGGCGGGCCATGGAGGTCATGGCGGACGTCTGCGCGGCCCTGGACTTCAGCCACCGGCACGGCATCGTGCACCGCGACGTGAAGCCCGCCAACGTGATGATCACCCGTGGCGGCGCCGTCAAGGTGATGGACTTCGGCATCGCGCGGGCGGTCGCGGACGGCCAGGCCGCGGTGACCCAGACCGCGGCGGTCATAGGAACGGCGCAGTACCTCTCCCCGGAGCAGGCCCGCGGTGAGGCCGTCGACGCCCGCAGCGATGTCTACGCCGCGGGTTGCGTGCTCTTCGAGCTGCTCACCGGAGAGCCGCCGTTCACCGGTGACTCCCCCGTTGCCGTGGCCTACCAGCACGTCCGCGAGGAGCCCAAGCCGCCGTCCTCGCTGAACCCGCAGGTGCCGCAGGTGCTCGACGCCATCGTGCTGAAGGCGATGAGCAAGAACCCGGCCAACCGCTACCAGTCCTCGGGTGAGATGCGCGGCGACCTGGTGCGCGTGCTCTCCGGCCAGCGGCCGATGGCGCCCATGGTGATGAGCGAGGACGAGCGCACTGCCATGATGAGCCGGGGTTCGTCGGCCACCGAGGTGCTCAGCGCGGGGCGGCACCGGCCCAGCTCGCTCGCCGACGACGATGACGACGACCGCGACGCCAAGCGGAAGCGGGCCACCAGGATCGCGCTGCTGACCGGCCTGTTCGTCGCAGTGCTCGCGCTCACCGTGTGGATCTCCAGCCTGTTCTTCGGCCAGCCCAGCTCCGACGAGGTCACGATTCCCGGTGACCTCAAGGCCATGGCGCAGGGGCCCGCCGAGACCAAGCTGCGCGACCTCGGACTGAAACCGGTCGTCGACCAGGTCCCGTCCCTGGCCAGCGAGATCGGCAAGGTCATCGACAGCTCGCCCTCTCCCGGCTCGAAGGCCAAGAAGGGCTCGGAGGTCCGCCTGAAGATCGGCAGCGGGCCGGACAAGATCACCGTTCCCTCGCTGCTCGGCAAATCCAGCGCGGAGGCGGAGAGGCTGCTGAAGGATGCCGGGCTCGTCCTCAACCCGACCCAGGACTCCCAGGCGACCGACGACAGCTCCCAGGTCGACAAGGTGGTCAAGCAGTCACCGGAGCCCGGCACCTTCGCGGCCAAGGGCGACCCGGTGAAGATCACCCTCGGCAAGCTCCAGGAGAAGTCGACGGTCGTCGACGTGCGCGGACAGGACGTCGCGACCGCGAAGAAGACCCTCGAGGACCTGAAGTTCCAGGTCGAGGTGAAGCTGGAGAGCTCGGCGGACGACAAGGACAAGGTCATCGACCAGTCCCCGCGCAGCGGCAAGCACCCGCAGGGCACGAAGATCACGCTCACCGTGTCCAAGGGTGACCAGTTCAAGATGCCGAACCTGGAGGGCAAGACGCCCGATCAGGCGGAGAGCCTGTTGCGCGGCACCTACGGCTGGACCGGGCAGCTGAAGAAGACCCCGGTCACCCCGGACAACCCCTGGGACCTCGGCAAGATCCAGGACCAGTCCCCGGCCAGCGGCCAGTCCGTCGGCAAGAACGCCACGATCGACGTCCAGGTCGGCTCGATAGGCACGTCCAGCTCACGCTGA
- a CDS encoding PH domain-containing protein, with the protein MNDGSAAGVRHWSPAAALVGGGWLLSAGALTWVFFARDTPTQVFATVATAMLGFAALYGTVARPRLTADTRGITVRGLAGARSWTWAELTPRLHSSRRFGRTTTVLEIDVRTHDGAETLLVFTRLDLGADPDDVAAELTGLAAQ; encoded by the coding sequence ATGAACGACGGAAGCGCCGCCGGAGTCCGGCACTGGTCCCCGGCCGCCGCGCTGGTCGGTGGCGGCTGGCTCCTCTCCGCAGGCGCTCTGACCTGGGTTTTCTTTGCTCGCGATACCCCGACGCAGGTCTTCGCGACGGTCGCGACCGCGATGCTCGGCTTCGCGGCCCTGTACGGCACCGTGGCCCGACCGAGGCTGACCGCGGACACCCGGGGCATCACCGTGCGCGGTCTGGCCGGCGCCCGCTCCTGGACCTGGGCCGAACTCACCCCGCGGCTGCACAGCTCGCGGCGGTTCGGCAGGACCACCACCGTCCTGGAGATCGACGTCCGGACGCACGACGGCGCCGAGACCCTGCTGGTGTTCACCAGGCTGGACCTCGGCGCCGATCCGGACGACGTCGCGGCTGAGCTGACCGGGCTAGCCGCCCAGTAG
- a CDS encoding DUF881 domain-containing protein: MRRLDGWRFAVPAVCLVTGLLFAVSRNAADGYDLRGGRTTELSGVVREAESEVGEAQQRLAALRAELERLGVAQEGSDQRISEARRTADRLGARVGLTPVTGPGVEVRLTDAPRGPDGRYPKDVDPDSLVVHQVDVQSVLNALWAGGAEAVSVADQRLVSTSAVRCIGNTLLLHGRTYSPPYVIQAIGDTERMSAALEAEPGVRLFRQYAQVYGLGYRVSASEAIRMPGYTGPLRLDKAQEVPR; encoded by the coding sequence GTGCGCAGGCTCGACGGCTGGCGGTTCGCCGTGCCCGCGGTGTGCCTGGTCACCGGCCTGCTGTTCGCGGTCAGCCGGAACGCGGCGGACGGGTACGACCTGCGCGGCGGCCGAACGACGGAACTTTCCGGAGTGGTCCGAGAGGCCGAATCCGAGGTCGGCGAAGCGCAGCAGCGACTGGCCGCTCTGCGCGCGGAACTGGAGCGCCTCGGCGTCGCCCAGGAAGGCTCGGACCAACGCATCTCCGAAGCGCGCAGGACTGCGGACCGGCTCGGTGCCCGGGTCGGCCTGACCCCGGTGACCGGCCCCGGCGTCGAGGTGCGGCTGACCGACGCCCCGCGCGGACCGGACGGGCGTTACCCGAAGGACGTCGATCCCGACTCGCTCGTCGTGCACCAGGTGGACGTGCAGAGCGTGCTCAACGCGCTGTGGGCCGGGGGAGCGGAGGCGGTCTCCGTCGCCGACCAGCGATTGGTGAGCACATCCGCTGTGAGGTGCATCGGCAACACACTGCTCCTGCACGGACGCACGTACTCTCCGCCTTACGTCATACAAGCGATCGGGGACACGGAACGGATGAGCGCGGCACTGGAGGCGGAACCCGGAGTGCGACTGTTCCGTCAGTACGCCCAGGTATACGGGCTCGGTTACCGCGTATCGGCGAGTGAGGCGATCAGGATGCCTGGATACACCGGGCCGTTGCGACTGGACAAGGCGCAGGAGGTGCCGCGGTGA
- the crgA gene encoding cell division protein CrgA, whose protein sequence is MPKSKVRKKDVYTAPPDRRTPVKVRGAGPSHPVYIVVMLGMMLLGLAWLVVNYLAGQDIPVMQDLGPWNFAVGFALMITGLLMTMRWR, encoded by the coding sequence ATGCCTAAGTCCAAAGTCCGCAAGAAGGACGTCTACACCGCACCACCGGACCGACGGACGCCGGTGAAGGTGCGGGGCGCAGGCCCGTCGCACCCGGTCTACATCGTGGTGATGCTGGGCATGATGCTGCTCGGCCTTGCCTGGCTGGTGGTGAACTACCTCGCTGGGCAGGACATCCCGGTGATGCAGGACCTCGGCCCGTGGAACTTCGCCGTCGGCTTCGCCCTGATGATCACCGGCCTGCTGATGACGATGCGCTGGCGCTGA
- a CDS encoding serine/threonine-protein kinase — MLTSGQLLADRYRLGRRIAVGGMGEVWEAADTRLDRRVAVKVLKAELCGDAEFLHRFRSEARMTASLNHPGIASVHDYGETAAVPDGPEDTAYLVMELVEGEPLATILAREGRLAAERTLDVLEQAGEALQAAHERGFVHRDVKPGNILVTPAGKVKLTDFGIAKAADAAPVTRSGMVMGTAHYIAPEQALGSEAEPASDVYSLAVVGYECLAGHRPFLSDNAVTVAMMHIRDVPPPLPPDVPHHARALVEATLVKDPWQRYRSGGEFASAVAAVRAGLPLPPPSGLSMSSAAVTPVTGVPLMAAPPQPPQPSPQHGLRQPPQQHGTPMGGQAMISLGPAPGGYPPPGMPLPPGGKPRRVGLWLLIILLVVVLIGLSVWLLGPSYPRMTLDSAAQGGHPSSTTHPTRDNRSRPGTLVWLDTTEFVGRPASEAVANLTRLGFDSVTRNESGNQPTDLSRCTVTEMVPSGQVRVGDRITLSCESEPGG, encoded by the coding sequence GTGCTCACCTCCGGCCAGTTGCTTGCCGACCGCTACCGGCTCGGCAGGCGCATCGCCGTGGGCGGGATGGGCGAGGTCTGGGAGGCGGCGGACACCCGGCTGGACCGCAGGGTCGCGGTAAAGGTGCTCAAGGCGGAGCTGTGCGGGGACGCGGAGTTCCTGCACCGCTTCCGCAGCGAGGCCAGGATGACGGCCTCGCTGAACCACCCCGGCATCGCCTCGGTGCACGACTACGGCGAGACCGCCGCGGTGCCGGACGGTCCCGAGGACACCGCCTATCTGGTGATGGAGCTGGTCGAGGGCGAGCCGCTGGCCACCATCCTCGCCAGGGAGGGCAGGCTGGCCGCCGAGCGCACGCTGGACGTGCTGGAGCAGGCGGGCGAGGCGCTGCAGGCCGCGCACGAGCGCGGGTTCGTGCACCGCGACGTCAAGCCGGGCAACATCCTGGTCACCCCGGCCGGGAAGGTGAAGCTGACCGACTTCGGCATCGCCAAGGCCGCCGACGCCGCGCCGGTGACCCGGTCCGGCATGGTGATGGGCACCGCCCACTACATCGCCCCGGAACAGGCGCTGGGCAGCGAGGCCGAGCCGGCCAGCGACGTGTACTCCCTGGCCGTCGTCGGGTACGAGTGCCTCGCCGGGCACCGGCCGTTCCTCTCCGACAACGCGGTGACCGTCGCGATGATGCACATCCGGGACGTGCCGCCGCCGCTGCCGCCGGACGTGCCGCACCACGCCCGCGCGCTCGTCGAGGCGACCCTGGTGAAGGACCCGTGGCAGCGCTACCGCAGCGGCGGGGAGTTCGCGAGCGCGGTCGCCGCGGTCCGGGCCGGTCTGCCGCTGCCGCCGCCCTCCGGGCTCAGCATGTCCAGCGCCGCGGTGACCCCGGTGACGGGTGTCCCGCTGATGGCGGCGCCGCCGCAACCGCCGCAACCGTCGCCCCAGCACGGGCTGCGGCAACCACCGCAGCAGCACGGCACCCCGATGGGCGGCCAGGCGATGATCTCGCTCGGCCCGGCCCCCGGCGGCTACCCGCCGCCCGGCATGCCCTTGCCGCCTGGCGGGAAACCCCGTCGGGTCGGCCTCTGGTTGCTGATCATCCTGCTCGTGGTCGTGCTGATCGGGCTGAGCGTGTGGCTGCTCGGGCCGTCGTACCCGCGAATGACGCTGGACAGCGCGGCCCAGGGCGGTCACCCGTCGTCCACCACCCACCCCACGCGCGACAACAGATCGCGACCGGGCACTCTGGTATGGCTCGATACCACGGAGTTCGTGGGCCGACCGGCAAGTGAGGCAGTTGCCAATCTGACCCGGTTGGGCTTTGACTCTGTCACCCGAAACGAGTCCGGTAACCAGCCAACCGATTTGAGCCGGTGCACCGTCACTGAGATGGTGCCATCCGGGCAGGTGCGGGTCGGTGACCGAATCACACTCAGTTGTGAATCTGAACCGGGTGGCTAA
- a CDS encoding peptidylprolyl isomerase, translating to MAESNESLVGKTVKVTLHTSHGDIRLNLFSNHAPKTVSNFVGLAQGTKEYKENNAKGERTGPFYDGSIFHRVIDGFMLQAGDPTGTGRGGPGYRFADEFHPELAFSKPYLLAMANAGPNTNGSQFFITVGPTTWLNFKHTIFGEVADADSRAVVDAIAKVPTDQNDKPLTDVVLERVDVEITQG from the coding sequence GTGGCTGAGAGCAACGAATCCCTCGTGGGGAAGACCGTGAAGGTCACCCTGCACACCTCGCACGGCGATATCCGGCTGAACCTCTTCTCGAACCACGCGCCGAAGACGGTCAGCAACTTCGTCGGGCTCGCGCAGGGCACGAAGGAGTACAAGGAGAACAACGCCAAGGGTGAGCGGACCGGCCCGTTCTACGACGGCTCGATCTTCCACCGCGTGATCGACGGCTTCATGCTGCAGGCGGGCGACCCGACCGGCACCGGCCGCGGCGGCCCCGGCTACCGCTTCGCCGACGAGTTCCACCCGGAGCTGGCGTTCAGCAAGCCCTACCTGCTGGCGATGGCCAACGCAGGGCCGAACACCAACGGCTCCCAGTTCTTCATCACCGTCGGCCCGACCACCTGGCTGAACTTCAAGCACACCATCTTCGGTGAGGTGGCCGACGCCGACTCGCGCGCCGTGGTCGACGCGATCGCCAAGGTCCCGACCGACCAGAACGACAAGCCGCTGACCGACGTGGTCCTCGAAAGGGTCGACGTCGAGATCACCCAGGGCTGA
- a CDS encoding DUF2020 domain-containing protein: MRRIVGVALLVLVIGGCSTGGGGEPAPSSSAAAASSASSGAVGAPGWPEVGSEGKCPYLSAADVAQFNGQQVGKIKLGGEGERPVCFFFRPNGEEQLRVRIFTGTEAEAKALVDAVAPVATSSPVTLDGGWKGGAQPTDKGAVFAVAKGGTAVAAVSNQKRTIAPKRAVEKAIEAVK; this comes from the coding sequence ATGAGGCGGATCGTTGGTGTGGCCCTCCTGGTGCTGGTTATCGGTGGCTGTTCCACTGGGGGTGGGGGAGAGCCTGCGCCGTCGAGTTCTGCGGCGGCTGCTTCCTCTGCTTCTTCGGGGGCTGTGGGGGCGCCGGGGTGGCCGGAGGTGGGGAGTGAGGGGAAGTGTCCGTATCTGAGTGCGGCGGATGTGGCTCAGTTCAACGGGCAGCAGGTGGGGAAGATCAAGCTCGGGGGTGAGGGGGAGCGGCCCGTCTGCTTCTTCTTCCGGCCCAACGGGGAAGAGCAGTTGCGGGTGCGGATCTTCACGGGGACCGAGGCCGAGGCCAAGGCGCTGGTGGACGCGGTGGCGCCGGTGGCGACCTCCTCGCCGGTGACGCTGGACGGCGGGTGGAAGGGCGGGGCCCAGCCCACTGACAAGGGCGCGGTGTTCGCGGTGGCCAAGGGCGGGACCGCCGTCGCGGCCGTGTCCAACCAGAAGCGGACCATCGCGCCGAAGCGGGCCGTGGAGAAAGCGATCGAGGCCGTGAAATAG